tttttttttttgtagctgcTAGGGATGCGAAACGAACGATGTCGCTATCGATTGTATCGATGTTTTAAAAAAGGCGATACATCGATATATTTATTCTAGGAAGGATATACTCACTATCGATGTTTTTGCTTCACTTTTCAAACACAAGTACTTCTAATTAAACTTCATGAGATTTTATTTCATACAAATGATATTTGGTATCAAAAACTATACCTATGCTATAAGCAGCTTTAAAGGTTTTTGTGCCTTACACAAAGCAGTTGCACTTAAGTCTAATTGATCGCTTGGCACGTTCTGTGAATGCTGTTTGAGTTTAGAGTTCTGTGTGCTTGAAGATGGTTCTCTCAATGTTCTCCTGCAGCTTCTCGACCTTGCGAGTTTGCTTCTTCAGCTGGTCCTCCATATCCTCGAAGCGGTTACTCTTGTCCTTGTGCTTTTCCTCCTATAAGATGAAATTAACgagtttaatatatatattttcaatctcCTCTCGGCAATACCTTATATTTCTCCTTGTGAAGAGCATGCTCGGCATGCAGATGACGCAGCTTCAGTAGACGACTCTCAAAATGATACAACTCAGTCTTGATGGACGCCAGCTCCTTTTCGGTGAAGTTACTAGCCTGCGCCACTCGCCACAGACCCTGCACCTTCGGCTCAATGAAATCCTGACTGTGGGGTCCGGAGGACACCAGACGCTCCAATCTATCGTAGTGATCCTTGATGCCCACATGGTGACCGCGCAATGTGTTCAGATCGTTTTCAAATTTCTTGACGTTCTGTGAATGCGTCTTGATCTCATTCTCATTGGCATCGTTCGAGATCAGATTGTAGTTGTCCAGGTCCTCGGTGTTGATGGCATCTTAATGGGAGAAATCAAGGTAATAAAGCAATCTTCTTGTGTTTGCCCAAACTCACTCTCATGCTTGTCAGTGTCCACAGTGCCAATGTTTTCCAGCAGGCTGTAGTACACATCAACCTTGTCCTGGTGGTGATCAAACTCCTGCTTCAGGGATTTTAGCTCCTCCGAAGTAAAGCCGGAAATCTCTGCCTTCTCCCAGAGCCGATTAAGTTTCTTGTCCTTAAACAAGCTCTTGTTTTTGTGGCGTTCCTCGGGATCGTGGAATTTCTGCAAATACGTCCGAATCGTTTAGCACCTGTTGCTCTAGCGGGAAAGGTACCTTAAAGTACCTTAAAGGGCTTGATCTTATCTGGATCCTGCGTCTCATCGAAGTGCTCCAGTAGATCGTAGCTACTCATGATGCCTATTAGCTTCCGGCGCAGCTCGTCGTCCTTCAGACCATCCTTGTCCTTGTGCTGCGAGTTCAGCTGTTTCCACGCAATCTCCTCCTTGTCGTGGATTTTCAGCTCCATATACAGTGACTTTAGCTTGGGCTCCGTCAAACGCTGGAATACGTTATGGAATTTTATATCAGGGATTCCCGACAACTGCCTGCACTCACGTTTTGCGCCTTTGCCCACACAAGATTTAGCTTGGCCATGCGAAAGGGTCGCTGGATGGTCTTGAAATCCGGGTCGTACTTTTCTTGTCGCACTTGCTCGAAATGCTGCGGGTCGTTGGCCTCTCGGCTGTACTTCTTGCTCTGCTTCTTGTCGGCACCAACGCCCTGCGAAGCCACCAGCAAGGCAAGGGCAAGCACTGCCAGTACCGGTCCTGGCTTAATCATTATTATCCTGTGTTCTTTAACAGGATCAAAAGCACATGCAAATTTTTCGGTGCTGACCTGGCTAAACAGTTATTCACAACAAGCCGTGCTGCCAACTTGTAAGGTAAATAGTGGCGAATCCCGGTCAGTGTGCCCAGCTAGTTGAAACGGTATCGCTTTAACCCTTGTGTgtcaattaaattataaaatagatTTGAAAAATCGTATAATATAGTTGTTTGTTGCTTTTACTCTGAACGCTTACTGTACTGAATAAAAGTGGGATACACTTAAGCAAAAAAGGAAGTTAAATTCGGCAAGCCGAAGTTTAAATACCCTTGCAAATAATACATACGAAACCTTTGAGGAACGAAcccaatttattgtttttaatgtagATTTTAGGAATGTCTTTATTTTCCGAGTCGTCTGATTTTAGTAAAATTGAAcccgaaattctgaaaaataacatgaaatggccatatctcaaagtatattgacatatgttgaaaaacggCAAAGTTGTTATTGATTTTCTAACAATTTTTAGATTGTTCTTATTgaagctataagatatagtctcCCGATCCGGCATATATAGTAGTGAGAATAGCCAGAAGACTATCTGTTTGATTAAGAACACCTTAAAATTGAGCTACTAGATTGTTTCTATACACAggcatggctagatcgactcggctgttgatgctgatcaagaatatacagacTTCTAAAACCGTataacgaaaataaaaataccctGTAAGCATGATACAATTATATAAGGTAGTCTTGTCGGAAAAAATAATTCGGGCTATCAAAATGTAAGTGAGACGGGTATAGCCTGTCGTGTGAGTTAAATGACAATAATATGTGTGCCCCAAACAGGACCACCTTGCATAATTGTATCATGCCAGTAAGGTTGTACAAACAattcgataaaaaaaaaaacaaacaatcgATTGCGTTTTATATTTAGCTTTCTAGCTTTGGGCACACTGAACTCCCACCGCGTTACCGCGCCATTCTATTTGCCGTCttaattgtaattatatttagcTTGCCTCGCATTTGTTTACTTAAATAAGCCGTGACAATGAGGACAGAGGCAGCGGTCAGTTTTTTCCTGCTGATAATCAACAGTGTGTGCTGCcagagcggcggcggcggcgttggTGAAGAGAACTGGGTGGACCCCCACCCAGCCTGGTCCGATTTCCAAATGGATTTGGATTGCAAGTGTCCAGCTGTGGAGCGGTCTCCGGAAGTCGTACTAGATGTACTTGCCCTTACCTACTTTAGGAAGTTTGCCACTCTGCTGTTCCAACGGAAGCGTTTGCAGGTGAGATCGGCGCTCGCCGAGCAACCAAATTTGGTAACATGACGTCATGGGTGTTAACTTGTAATTGTGTAAATAGTTCGACGAAGCGGCTAATGTCTACAAGCGATCGCTGCTGTTCTCACTGCAGCCATCCCATGTGGATGAGCTGGAGAACGCGAGCGATGCCCGGGATCTGGACGTGGTGCTGAGCAAAATACTCGAAAATGCGCAGGCGGCACCATTGTTTGAAGGCGAACATGGTTGCTCCTATACGCACAAGGGGACCGGAGTGTTTGCCTTAATTACGGATATCTACAAGGATTTCGTAGCGCTGACGAAAATTTCCGAGGTACCTGTTACGCCTTTTAGGGAAACTTGACACTTTGGATAACGGACTGCCATTTATGTTTTCCCCAGGTGCAGTTCCTGCTTTTTGTCGGTGTCTCCATCACACTGGGATACATTGTGCGCAGGCGCTACCGTTACGGGATTATAACTATTTTCTTTGGCGGTGTTTTTCTGTTTGGATATCTTCACACCTATTTGGAATGCAATAGAGTAGGTTACCTCAAGTTGTACTTAAACTATCGTTACTCATATGACCTTTTCTAAAGAAACTGGAAGTCGACGCCATGCTTGAGGTTATTGATAATAACCAGGAACCAGGAAGCTATGCGGAAATGTCTTGGTTTTCTCGACTGAAAAACTTTGTGAGCCGATCCTCCCCAGAGGATAAACAAAAGGAGATTATCAGGTGGATTGGCAATCTTTAGACCTCAAGTAAGAGAATGATTAAATTGTGTTTTTGGCTTGTTTCCGTTAGAAAATCTTCAAGGCTCAATCTTGCATACTGCCGGCCAGACGAGGTGTTCCTCATGTACACAAACGATTTGTTCCTTAAGCAGTTGGAAACGTTGTTGGAAAGAGTATCTCATACAATGACGAAACTTACTAGTAAGTGTCCTGTTACAGGGAAAGTTTTAGCTAACTAGGTTTTTTAACTCTtgagtatatacatatatgaatttaattactttaagaaacattaaaaaaactgcCTTAGTAATTAGTTCGCAATTTAATAACTAAACATTTTTCATCACACAGCTGGATTGTCGTTCCCCTATAACCTCATTGCTCCGTTGTTCTTGGTTGCCTTGGTTGGATACATTATAAAGCTAACGTTCAAGTACGTTATTAGTCCCAAAGCCTGGGCCTCACTAATCCACAACCGAACCGCCGCCCCAGTTGCCCAGCCTATCGGTGCCAACGAGCCTGTTAGGGACTGTATATCGGGCGAGAACCTGAAAATGCTGTTAAATGTAATGAACGTCACAAATGTTCAGCAGCAAACGCAGCAGCCACAAATCCTACCCTCAGTTTCGGGCGTCCAGGAGCTAATGGAGCCCCCGAAAACTACTCCAAACCCATCGCCGAAGCAAAAAGGAGACCTGGATGAGAGCGATGGCAACCAGAGTAGGGACAGCAGCAAGAATATGGGCAGCGTTCATGAGGAGGAGGGCTTCACGCTGGTCGATGATACCGAGGATGATATCGAAACGGTGTAGCCGCACGTTAAAAACCCCcattttgtattcatttttcTAGTGTAATGCCCGTGATTTTTACCCACTTAAGTAGATTAAGTCAAATGCCCAgccaataatttaaatttttttatcgaTTTGATTTGTCAtagttaaatttttatttaaattattttgcgTGTTGTCATTTGCACGATAAGTGTTATTAAGTTAAATCTTCAACAATAAGATCATTTAAGTAGGCCACCGAACTGTATATATTATGCTGCCGGGCCCTTCAAAAAATCGGATATACTCTATGTAATTTGTTGatcctttttatatttacaacgTGGCGCTCAGGCTATTATCGATTATCgtcagtatatatatatatattatagcaGTGGGCGCTCTGTGGGAGTTGCATATTAATTGAGTGTAAgcgataattaaatattcgGTTTGTCGAATCTTGTAAAATCTAGTTCAATATGTTTACaactaataatatatatttaatatacatgTGTATACATCTATGTATATAGATCTATATGGtggtgtgtatatatatttttgtaagaaaaaaattagaaaagaaCCTcggtgtaaatatatttattcgtTGTATTTTAAATCATGCACCTAAAATGTATTATGCTTTAATTACAATCCattcgttattattattattattataattgttaTGCAACTAAAGTATCGCATCAGTGGAATGCATTGTGTCTGCAATATGTCACccaatacatattctgaatgGCCAAAAACTCAGCTTGCTGTCTCCTAAAACTAAAGCTAAAACTAGGAAAACACGAAGCAGAACCCAAAGCACAGGCAAAGGCTGACTACTACGGCCACCTACTGTAAGTTTCAACTGAGGCTGGCGGCTGGCACATCTGTGCGCAATAGAGAATAGTCCATGTCTATGGCAAACCGAGAGAATTTATCTAAAATGATTTCACAAATCTTATACGCAAATTGGTCCGCTATCATAATCTTGATTAATAATTTCTCTACTCGAATTCAACAATTTCCCTTTATTAGTTCTAGTGTGTAATTTGTCACCTCCTCTTGATCCTGTTAGCCGAtctgttctgttctgttctgttcAAGCCAAAAGTAAGTGTCCTGATTCAGATGAGCAACATCATAATTAATGTAATTACGCGTTTAGCAGCGATTAAAGCATATCATTCACTTAGTCTGGTtggtaaaatttaaaaaactaatcCTCTTAATATCAAACAACAGCAAACTATGCGAAACAATTCGTTCAACTCCTACGCCTACGCACAAGCCAACCAACTATTAAAATAACGAATACCACAATTGGGAACGGCTCTTGTTATAAGATActtatgtatgtgtgtgttttaaaaACAGGCAACTTATATATTTCTACACGCTACTGCAAAAATGCACCAAATGCTCTTCAAATATCCTTCGATGTACGTGTGTTCCCTGGCTCACTTGATGAATGCATTGTACTTGAACTCGATTCGGTTctctatttttgtttgccaCTAAAATGctcttctctctctcactgTTTTGTCAATGAATTTCAGCAAATAAGTGTAAAATTGTACATACACatttaatataatacaaaCGTACACTGCTATCGTCCTGAAGGGGTTTCATGTTCTGCGAATCCTCGGAGGATGCGCTGTATGGGGCATGGCTATGAGTATTTTATACATTAGCTTACATATGTGGCGATCGGGGGCTCGTCTATTATTCCGTCTGTATTATTCTGGTTAGGTGGTAAATAGTTAAACAGCAATGATAGTCGGGGGaggcatcggcatcggcatcggtGCGTGCTCAGTTGCCCCACAAGAAGTCTTCCGTTGATGGATCCAATGTAAATATTGTATTCGTACCGTTGTCGATACGGATTCTATGTCTTTAAGTAGGTACTTTGGCTTTCGTTAGAGATATATTCATAGTAGTGTATAGCTTTTCGATTGATACCTGGTTATGAATGGTTGGTGGATCATGCAAGTATGTAAACATTTGATATGTATGCCGTTACGTTTCAGATGCGATTATGTGTAAACTTAGGGTTAGTTAGCTTCGTGGTGTGTCCCCTATATTATCGTATGTATTTAGTGTACTCTGTGCAACTAGAAGGATCTGATCTGCTCGAATAGAACCTATATATGCAAAATATACTCGTAATCGTAATTGCATTCGTGGTGTGACTTACATCAGTTCCTAAATACATGTGTCGTGTGGCTGTAACTCTAGATGTGGGCACTGGGCATGGGTGTGGGTATGGGTATCTGTGGTGCGTGGTATGTGGCGCATGGCGCTTGTGGGTGGAAACAGCTCCCCTCTACGCTGCTGCCCCAAGGCGAGTATTTGTCTGTCACCGTCTCCGTTCAATTAAACTCGACGCAATGCGACCCGGGCCGCATGCCATCCGATGCTTACATAACGCGACACTTCTCCTTGGCCCCTCcgctggcactggcactggcgtCTCCGTTCTCCGGAATGGAGCCGTTCGTATCCTTGGACTTCTTCTCctttttctgtttcttttgcTTCTTGGTATCCAGCTGAAGGGAGACGGTGCGCGTCTTCTCCATGTTGAGCAGCTCCTGGAACAGCTCGGTCACGTTGTGATTCGTCTTGGCGGATGTTTCCATAAAGGATATGCTCCAAGTGGTGGCCTGGGCCTGACCCTCGATCTGGGAGACCTGTGAAAAAATGAGGAAATTTAATGTGAGACGCGTTTTTGTggttaattttcttgcatatCTAAGCCAATGAAATCCAAAAGGTCTTATCTCTAACTATCTAAAGTCAATGAAAAGTGTTGGCTTTAGGCTTACGGCAATTTTACTCTTATCGTTAGCTCTTAGTTTTTGGCCACAACTGGATTACTATCATCTATTGCCGCCAAAAACAATGATTGATAGATTCAGTTGGCCGCTTACCTCACGCAATTCGGCGGTCTCATCACACTTGTTGCCCACCAACATGACAGGAATGTTGGGTATGTCCGCCCCCTATGGAAAACGAGAGGTTAGAGTTCAGTCTGGGTTTTTCAGGGAAGCTCCCCCACCTTTAACTCCTTGATGAGCGCCCAGATGGGTCGCAGCTCCTCCAGACTCTGCTTAGAGCAAACCGAGTATACCATTATGAAGGCATGACCCTTTGAGATGGACAACCGCTGCATGGCCGGAAACTGATGCGATCCGGTGGTGTCCGTGATCTGCAGGGTGCAGATGTTCTTATTGCAGCTGATGACCTATGGAATGTGGGATTAGTTGGGCCGGCACTTTACACCTGTAGATAGCCGCGACACTGACCTGCCTGTAGGTGTCCTCGATCGTCGGTATATAGCTCTCGCGGAAGGTACCCTTGATGAAGCGCAAGACTAGCGAGCTCTTGCCAACGCCTCCGGCGCCAAAGACCACCACCCGGTAGTCGTTGCTCTGCTCCGGCGCAGCGCGCGTCACCTGGTTTTTCTGCTCCGTCATCCCGATCCCGGAACGTCGGAACTGGCGGGTATATTATAAGTGGAAACAGCTAgtagagatagagagagagacacagctggagctggagcttgTTGGCTTGCTGTCGGGCGCTGGTGGAATGTTCTACTTGGGCGCCATGCTTTCGTTTATCTGCAACGATTAAGAGCAAAATCAGTTTTTGGCCGAAACGCCCACGCACGCACAAGCATTCCTGTTCCAAGTGGGTGTTGGAGTGGGTGCGGAAATGTGGGGGTGGCACGGCTTCGGGgtcccaaaaacaacaacaacaaaaaaaaaagccaaaacaaccgaaaaaaaagggaaacaaTGCGTGTGTTACTAATTTTAGCCATGTGCCGCCAAGGAAGGGTATTGATTTTTACATGGCTGCCAGATAGATCGGCATCGCCATCTCCTCATCATCACTATCACAGCGCCGCCACTGCGATTATGATTGCGTTCGGCCGTGCGGTATAAATAGTCCGTGCTTTGATGGCGACCCCGACACCGTCCCAAAGGGGTTTCCTgcccatacacacacacacacaaacggaCATACGAGGCGTAACTGCTCACTTCCGCTTGATTGTCCTGGTGGCACCTTTTCCGCATACCAACCCTCCTCCCCCTGGACGATTCTTCTCCCTCGTTTTGTTTTcacactttttgtttttcctcctcgcacacacgcacacacactaacGCACGCTCACCCACTGGCACACCTCACGCACTTTGCTGTTGATTTTTCCTCGCTTTATTTTGGCTTGGATTTATCGATTTTATCTGCGCTGCACTTCCCACtcgaacacacacacgcacacgcagAGAACGGGAAAGACATAAAAGTTGCGTGCCCGCTAAGCTGAATTCCCTGCAGGATCAGAGGTACTTTTTCCCGTTACGGTATTTACTTGCATTTCGTTGCACTGGAATTCGTTGCAGGACAGGATCTATTGCCCGATGTGACTGAGCTCTCTGCTGCAGGCCGTCCTATCCACTGCTTCCGATAACGAATCCGGACCCGGACCCGCCCACCCGCCGCCCCCACATACAACGGTAATTCGGCGCCTGCGCCGGCCCCAAAAGTAACGGTAAACTTGGGGCCAAACCACTTATCCGAGACATCAACCGCGCTGAAAAAGCTCCTGCACACGGCTCCAAAAACCGAGGAAAAGCGCCGGCCGGCGTGTGCAAAAGAATTGAATATTGCAAGAGAATTGAGAATTGCCGGCCGTGTGGAAAAACAAAGCCGCGTTTCCAAACTGTATAAAACGGGGGGCATCCGCCCGAATATGCATCAGTTGTGGTCAGCAGCAAAGTGAATCATCAtctaaataaaagtaaaaggcCTACTAAGCCCCAAAGTCTAGTAATTGTGAAGTGATCAAGTTtcaaagaaaccaaaaaactCAAGATGCCTTGCCCATGCGGAAGCGGTAAGTTTGGCTTCCTCCTTTAGCTGAGAAAAACATCAAAGTTTTCGATTGATGTTTTCTTAGCTACAATTTCCTTTACAATATCCTTGAAAAATTGATCCTTTAAggatttcttcttttattcaactttaatttaattcgcAATTCTCTGTTTTTCCAGGATGCAAATGCACCCAGACCAACAAGGGTTCCTGCAACTGCGGAACTGACTGCAAGTGCGGCGGCGCTAAGAAGTCTGCCTGCGGCTGCTCCAAGTGAGCTGGCCTGCGAAGATCTGGAGAAGAATGGCTTAGCCCCACATCTCCGAACTGATTCCCTTGTATTTTTCCACTCAGTCAGCCCCAGTCAGTTGTACTAACAAATGTTTTCTCATTTTCCCTCCATACTATGttcaattaaagaaaattgaaaCCTAAGCTGATTCTGTTCGTGTTGCGCAATCACTCCGGGCTGGGGTATCTTTGGGGCCTTCTAGGTTAGATTCTGCTTTATTGGATgctcatacatacatatacgtACATACGTGCCGTGGAAAACGGATGGTCAAGTGCTTTCCACATGTGTGCAAACGCGATTTATGATTAAATTCAGTGTGGCAAATATGGTAATCTGAGACGTTTGCTTTTTTTCTATTGTCAGCGTGTGTGAGACGCAGACTGGGGATCGGATTTCAAAGCACTGCGGTTTGAACTTCTGACTTGTATATACGGAATACAGCAGGGGGTATTCAACTAGAGctttttttctattcatttTCGGCCATGTAATAATGGCTACGACGAGTTGAACACCATTTAAGGTATACCTTTATGTAGTACGTTTATTATCATTAGCAATAATTTAGAGTGCATGCCTTGTAGAGTCTCTAAAAGGAATAGGAATGATAATAGGAATGAATGGTTCCACTTTCTGTCTGCTCTCTGCATCATATCAACTTTATAGCTTGGAAGCTAGGTAAGATTTAAGCTAACAAGAAAGTGCTAGAACCTTTACACCTTACACCTCACAAACTCAAAGTCGTCACCGGAATAAGTCAAGAACAAGAACCCGGACGGATGGGGTAGGGTTACGAGAGACCCCGCAACCTCAGACCCCGCGACCTCCGAGTGTAAGACCCCCACATTACGTGTTATAAGttcgcttttatttttgttagcTTAGATCTAATACTAGGCTAGGTGAACACACTTATGGAGGATTACGGGGACTCATTGGGGGTAAACCTAGTTCGCAGTATGGGTATATGGAACGTATGTGTGTGAGCATGTCTTCTTTTTGGTTATCAGCGTGGCCAAACAATAACGGGCGGGAGATATCACGGCAATTTCGAAACGTACAAGGTAAAAAATAGTGGGAAACGCGAGTGCTCGGCCTACTTGATAACGATGTTCTGGGCCAGCCGCTTCACAAAGTCCACGTTCAGAAAGTTGGCCATCAAAGTGAGGACAGACTTCTTGGGCGGACGGCAATGCCTCAGGCCTGCCTCCTGGCAGCACACGTTTGGGAAGCAGTCCAGCGTGGAGGTGCACGCCTTCGGGTGCAAGTCAAATATGGGCGGGGGCGGAGCAGTGCACTCCAGGTACTCAGTAACTACAAAAGTAATTGCGATTGGATTTAAGATTCTCTTAGAACGTTAAACGGTTTATACTTACGATAATCAAAGGAACGCTTCACTGGCACTGGCGCCGTTTCAAGTTCTGGCTGCGAGGTGCGACAGTAACGCCTCCGACCATCCGGGCAGCAGACACGGGGCCAGCAGTCCATGTCCGTGCTGCACTCCTGGACATCCCACCAGAGCTCGGCCAGCGGTCTGCTGGGGCACTTGCGAGGTATCAAACCCAGAATGGCTGTACGAAGGAATAGGTAGATTAAGGTGGTAAACTAACTACCAGGTTACTTATCTACTCACGTGCATGTGGAGTCTCCTCCAGGGGCTTAGGAACCCCCGAAACACAGCTGCTTGCTCCGAAGATGTCACAGCACAGCTCATCGCGCTGCCAGACGGAGCAGTCGCGGTCCGTCTTGCAAATCTTGGGAAAGAGCTGAAACCGCACCTCGTTCTCACGCGGACAATTGAATCTCAAGCGAAGCTCAGCGGCCGCCCGTTTGCCCTTTTCCTTGTCCACGTCCTTGTCATCTGGACTCGGAAAATTCAGGGTGGGCAAGGCAATTCGAAAGGGTCCATCCGTGAACGGTTTCAGTGTGGTCGTTGTGGTTGAGAACCTAGAGGTCGTTCTAGCTGTTGTGGTGGAGCTCAGTCCTCCACCTGGTGGCTTCCTGGTGGTCTTGACTTGCTTCCGCTGGCTAGCCTTTTCCTCCTTCGGACTGAACTTCTTGGGGGGATGGGGTTGCTTGGTCGGCGGACGCACTGCCACCAGACTCTGCTGGCCAAAGCTCCAGAAGTTGGGGCTGAAGAAATTAAAGCCGTTGGCCAGGCTGGGACGCGGAGCTGGGGAATGTGGAAAGTGGGTTAGCTGTGTGCTCAGTGGCCATTAGTGTTTCTGCTCCAAATAGCAGACATTACACGTCAAGTAAAGCGCAGTTCCCGCCGCTCATAAAGAGCGTTTGTTTCATTATTCAGTCAGCAGAAAGCTGGCATGAATGGTGGATTAACCAGTTGCCCCATGCTTTCCACCCACTCCACGGGACCGCGTTCCCATCGCAATTACGTGCATCGCTGTTGCAACAGCAGCTCGGACCCCGGTGAATCACCTTGCGAGATCTCCTAAGCCGGCGGAGAGCATTACCCCCGCCCCTTAGTGACACTTACTCAGAAGACGGTGCTTTAAATTTCCGAACCATAAAACGGGCTAATGGCTAGCCAAGTTCAGGGTGCCTTCAATTAGGCCTGCCCACCCTAAGCCAGATTACGACTTCATGGATTCTAAACCGCCGGGGTAAACGATCGTTATCATGCAAATTACCAAAGGCCTAGGCCCCAATAATTCGCGGCCTTGGGTCCAACTCTCTGGCTCGGATTTAGCCAAGGTCTCCTGCTGCtactgcagcagcagtcgaTTTGAAAGCTCCGCTGCTCCAGTTATCGACGCTCCACACCTAACCTATGCACCTATGTGGACGTTGGCGAACTCCAAACTCCAGACTGCAAACGGGTCTATCAGGTTTTGGACACTTTGAATACCCAATTGCGGTCAGAGTAATGGAATTGCGAATCCAAGGCAAATCTATctatcatactttgttgcataaaaaatagatttatttatatataattttatataacgTCTGGCAAAAGGGTATCCAAGTCATTACAAGTTCAGTTAACTCttcatatataaaactaatcaTAAAGTTGTTTTAACAGCTTATTTGAAGCTTTGAGACAATGAAAATGTCTCAAATATTTCACAGATGTTTTGTAGATACATattataattgaatttaaaactgccttgtataaaatttaattaaagctgGGGGACCTTTTAAAGAAAAGATATACGTATGACTTTTTATCAACTCCAAACTCAGTagtatcataaaaaaataaaaaaaagcaagtcATCATAGAAGTCTGAAGCCCTTTAGAGGTAAACAATGGGGTATCCCCGTCTCTGctgttttcatttcacttgGTTTCAGACTTTTCGCACTTCTTCGTCGTTTTTGCATTAGCCATATCAATCTTTATGGTCGAAACCGAAGCTAGGTCAGTGCCAGAGCCAGCATCTTCGACCAGTTTGCCTGACATTCGAACGTTTACTAAGCCAAAAGCAAGACACACATGGACAAAGTCTAGTTAAACCCGGCAAGGAGCTAAGATCTCTAAGGatctttaaattataatttaattgtaataaGTAAGTTTACACTGTGTTACTTTTTATCAGATTAGATcactttgatttgattttgttcctcattttttgtaattatcaTTTTTTCTGTGC
Above is a genomic segment from Drosophila kikkawai strain 14028-0561.14 chromosome 3R, DkikHiC1v2, whole genome shotgun sequence containing:
- the LOC108084269 gene encoding uncharacterized protein gives rise to the protein MRTEAAVSFFLLIINSVCCQSGGGGVGEENWVDPHPAWSDFQMDLDCKCPAVERSPEVVLDVLALTYFRKFATLLFQRKRLQFDEAANVYKRSLLFSLQPSHVDELENASDARDLDVVLSKILENAQAAPLFEGEHGCSYTHKGTGVFALITDIYKDFVALTKISEVQFLLFVGVSITLGYIVRRRYRYGIITIFFGGVFLFGYLHTYLECNRKLEVDAMLEVIDNNQEPGSYAEMSWFSRLKNFVSRSSPEDKQKEIIRKSSRLNLAYCRPDEVFLMYTNDLFLKQLETLLERVSHTMTKLTTGLSFPYNLIAPLFLVALVGYIIKLTFKYVISPKAWASLIHNRTAAPVAQPIGANEPVRDCISGENLKMLLNVMNVTNVQQQTQQPQILPSVSGVQELMEPPKTTPNPSPKQKGDLDESDGNQSRDSSKNMGSVHEEEGFTLVDDTEDDIETV
- the LOC108084293 gene encoding uncharacterized protein codes for the protein MKLLWLQLLAAVSIGFATAAKASAGRGVAQYKLPLPAPLPANEAARELQATVGVDQPRRQQQSASNQRKRTQIVRRRRPVASSTTTTTSTSTSTTTTTTTTSTTTTPRPSLANGFNFFSPNFWSFGQQSLVAVRPPTKQPHPPKKFSPKEEKASQRKQVKTTRKPPGGGLSSTTTARTTSRFSTTTTTLKPFTDGPFRIALPTLNFPSPDDKDVDKEKGKRAAAELRLRFNCPRENEVRFQLFPKICKTDRDCSVWQRDELCCDIFGASSCVSGVPKPLEETPHAPILGLIPRKCPSRPLAELWWDVQECSTDMDCWPRVCCPDGRRRYCRTSQPELETAPVPVKRSFDYLTEYLECTAPPPPIFDLHPKACTSTLDCFPNVCCQEAGLRHCRPPKKSVLTLMANFLNVDFVKRLAQNIVIK
- the LOC108084270 gene encoding GTP-binding protein Di-Ras2 yields the protein MTEQKNQVTRAAPEQSNDYRVVVFGAGGVGKSSLVLRFIKGTFRESYIPTIEDTYRQVISCNKNICTLQITDTTGSHQFPAMQRLSISKGHAFIMVYSVCSKQSLEELRPIWALIKELKGADIPNIPVMLVGNKCDETAELREVSQIEGQAQATTWSISFMETSAKTNHNVTELFQELLNMEKTRTVSLQLDTKKQKKQKKEKKSKDTNGSIPENGDASASASGGAKEKCRVM
- the LOC108084046 gene encoding alpha-2-macroglobulin receptor-associated protein produces the protein MIKPGPVLAVLALALLVASQGVGADKKQSKKYSREANDPQHFEQVRQEKYDPDFKTIQRPFRMAKLNLVWAKAQNRLTEPKLKSLYMELKIHDKEEIAWKQLNSQHKDKDGLKDDELRRKLIGIMSSYDLLEHFDETQDPDKIKPFKKFHDPEERHKNKSLFKDKKLNRLWEKAEISGFTSEELKSLKQEFDHHQDKVDVYYSLLENIGTVDTDKHENAINTEDLDNYNLISNDANENEIKTHSQNVKKFENDLNTLRGHHVGIKDHYDRLERLVSSGPHSQDFIEPKVQGLWRVAQASNFTEKELASIKTELYHFESRLLKLRHLHAEHALHKEKYKEEKHKDKSNRFEDMEDQLKKQTRKVEKLQENIERTIFKHTEL
- the MtnA gene encoding metallothionein-1 produces the protein MPCPCGSGCKCTQTNKGSCNCGTDCKCGGAKKSACGCSK